Part of the Spiribacter salinus M19-40 genome, GCCAGCCGCGTCCACCAGATGCAGCAGTAAGCGCGTGCGGGAGAGATGACGCAGAAACTGTGTTCCCAGACCGGCGCCCTCGGCCGCTCCTTCAATCAGCCCGGGAATATCTGCCACGGTAAAACTACTGCCGACCCCGATGCGCACAACACCCAGCCCGGGATGCAATGTGGTAAAGGGATAATCGGCCACCCGAGGGCGCGCCGAGGAGACAGCGCGAAGCAAAGTGGACTTGCCCGCGTTCGGCAGCCCCAACAGGCCAACATCCGCGAGTAACTGTAACTCGAGCGCCAGCTCACGCCGCTCACCCGGCGTGCCGGGAATCGATTGCCGAGGCGCGCGATTGGTGGAGCTTTTGAAGTGGGTATTGCCGATCCCGCCGCGGCCGCCCCGCGCCACACACAGCCGATCGCCGTGGCGGGTGAGATCACCCATGACCTCGTCTGTCCCGCGGTCACGCACCAGGGTGCCGATGGGCACCCCGATCACCACGTCCTCACCGGCCCGCCCAGCCATCTGCCGGCCCTGGCCCCCGCGTCCGCGTTCAGCGGCAAACTGACGACGGTGCCGAAAATCAGCCAAGGTATTCAGACCCGAGTCGGCCTCAAGCCAGACACTACCGCCATCGCCGCCGTCACCACCATCCGGCCCACCATGCGGAATGTATTTCTCGCGCCGAAAGCTGACACAGCCGCTCCCACCGTCACCCGCGGTTACCTTGATGGAGGCTTCGTCAACAAACTTCATGGACTGGGTACCGCCGCAATCAAAAAGCCCCGCTCGAGGGCGGGGCTGGTTCGGGGCGCTGGGTGCAGCGTCAGCCCGCCGGCTGCACGCTCACAAAGCGCCGCTTGTGCGGGCCCTTGCGCGCAAAGACGACCTGCCCGTCCACCTTGGCGAACAGGGTGTGGTCGTTACCGACGCCAACATTCTCACCGGCGTGGAAATGCGTGCCGCGCTGACGAATCAGAATGTTGCCGGCAACCACTGCCTGGCCGCCGAAACGCTTCACGCCCAACCGCTTGGATTGCGAGTCGCGACCGTTCCGTGTACTGCCGCCTGCCTTTTTATGTGCCATGAGTGCTGTCTCCGCGTTCGTTGCGCCGGAATCAGCCGGCCTTGATGCCGGTGATGCGGACTTCGGTGTACTGCTGGCGATGACCGTCGTGGCGCTCATAGTCCTTGCGGCGCTTGAACTTGACCACCTCGATTTTCCGGGCCCGTCCTTGCTCGAGGACCTCTGCCGATACGCTGCCGCCGTCGAGGCGCGGCGTACCCACTTGCACTTTATCGCCGTCGGCGACAAGCAGGACCTCATCGAATTTGATGGTCTCACCGGTCTCTGCGCTCAGTTTCTCGATGCGCAGAACATCGCCCTCGGCGACCCGATACTGCTTGCCACCTGACTTGATTACCGCGTACATCGAAAACTCCAGAGGGTTGATCCAAAGCCGCGAAAGGATAGCGACAATCCCCCGGCGGGTCAACGAATTCCGCTTGCCAGAGCAGAGTTAAGTCCTTGACACCCCACACCCCCCTTTCTAGCATGCCGTTCTCACCCACCAGGGGATGCACACTCCCGATGGATATTGCCCGGATTCGCGAGCGCATCAGCGCCGACATGACGGCGGTCGACCGCATCGTCCAATCGCGCCTGCGCTCCGACGTCGCATTGATCAACCAGCTGGGTCATTACATTATCGGTGGTGGCGGCAAGCGCCTGCGACCCATGGTTACTGTGCTCATGGCGCGCGCAGCCGGCCACGACCCCCAGGATGACCGCCATGCCCTGCTGGGCGCGACCGTCGAGCTCATCCACACAGCGACCCTTCTCCACGATGACGTCGTCGACGAATCGGCCGTGCGACGTGGCCGGGAGACGGCCAACCAGATCTGGGGTAATGAGGCCAGTGTGCTCGTTGGCGATTTTCTGTATACGCGGGCCTTTGAGATGATGGTTGAGATGGATGATATGCCCACCATGGGTATCTTCTCGCGCACCACGAATCGCATCGCCGAAGGCGAGGTCATGCAGCTCATGCATGTCCACGACCCGGATGTGACCGAAGCGCGCTATCACGAGGTGATCTATCGGAAGACTGCCGTGCTGTTTGAAGCCGGCTGTCGACTGGCCGCCATGCTCGCCACGGATGGGGACAAGGCCATGATGGACGCAGGCGCTGCCTACGGCCGTCACCTCGGCATCGCTTTTCAGCTGGCGGATGACGCCCTCGACTACGATGGCGACGCGGCGACCATTGGCAAAAACATCGGCGATGACCTGGCGGAGGGCAAGCCGACGCTGCCATTGATTCATTGCCTGGCGAACGCTGACCACGCGAGCGTTGGAACCCTGCGTGAGGCGGTAGAAAACGGTGGCCGCGACGACATCGAGGCCGTCACTCAGCTGATTGCGCAGACCGGGTCGATTGCCTATACTCGCGGGCTTGCCGAGCAGGAAGCCGAGGCGGCTGAAGCCGCCCTTCAGGCCTTTCCCGACAGCGACTTTCGCTCGGCACTCAGTGAGCTTGCGCGGTTTTCGATCGGCCGCAACCACTGAGTCGGCAAATCGGGGTGTAGCTCAGCTTGGTAGAGCACTGTCTTCGGGAGGCAGGGGCCGTGAGTTCGAATCTCGCCACCCCGACCAATTATTGACGAAGTCCTTCCACCATTGGCCGTCCATTTCGTGACGCAGCTCACGGCGGCGATTGCCCACCCAATGGTCTCCTGATAGCTCCCATTCCACATGTCGGAGCTTCGATGTCAGGCCAACCCGCCCGTCCCACCTTAGCCCGACGGCTGATCAACCAGTCGCTGGCCACCCCGGCCGCGATCGACCAGGCCGTCACGACCGCCCGGGCCAACGGGACCTCGTTGGTTCAACATCTCCTCGACAGCGGCCTCATCCCGCCCGCTGACATGGCCGCCCTGCTCGCTGAGGAGTTCGGATTGCCTTTGGTTGATGCCACAGTGCTCCGCCCTGACTCAGCAGCGCTCGCCCGCCTCGAGCCAGAGCTGCTGAGACGCCACCATGCCCTGCCACTCCGGCAGGACGGCGACACCCTGGCTGTCGCCATCTCCGATCCCGCCAACGTCGCCGCCCTCGATGAGATCCGTTTCCACACCGGCCTACCCACGACACCCGTGCTGGCCGAAGACGACGCCCTGCGCGAGCAGATCAATCGGCTCGCCGGCGCCGTAGACCATGATCTGAACGAGGCCAGTGAAGCCCTCGAGGTGCGTGATGCCGCGCCCGCGGGTGACACGGATACACCCGTGGTGCGCACCATTAACCGGTTGCTCCTGCGTGCCATCCGCGAAAAGGCCTCGGATATCCATGTCGAGCCCTTTGATGACCAGTGCCGTATCCGTTTTCGCCGGGATGGCCTGCTGCATGAGGTGGCCTCTCCACCCGGGCGTATGGCCGGCCGGCTCAGCGCACGCCTGAAAGTCATGGCCCGGCTGGACATCGCAGAGCGCCGCCTGCCCCAGGATGGCCGGCTCAGGCTGCACACCCCGGACGGCGAGGCCGTGGACTTCCGCGTCAGTGTCTGTCCAACACTGCATGGTGAAAAACTGGTCCTTCGGCTTCTTGATACGGCTCAGGCCGCCCTCTGCCCAACGCAACTGGGCTTCAGTCAGGACCAACTCGAGCATTATCAGGCGGCCATTGAGCGGCCGCACGGCATGGTGCTGGTCACCGGGCCAACCGGCTCGGGAAAAACGGTCACGCTCTACAGCGCCCTCCAGCAACTCAATACCGAGCCGCGCAATGTGCTGACGGTGGAAGACCCTGTCGAGATCAACCTGCCGGGCGTCAATCAAATCTCGACGAATCCACGGATTGGCTTTGACTTTCCTCAGGCATTGCGCGCCTTCCTGCGTCAGGATCCGGACGTAATCATGGTGGGCGAAATCCGTGACCGGGAAACCGCAGAAATTGCGATCAAGGCCGCACAGACCGGCCACCTGGTTTTATCAACCCTGCACACCAACGACGCGCCGAGCGCGGTGACCCGGCTTTTGAACATGGGCATCCCGGCCTGGAACATTGCCGCCTCCATCAGTCTCATCGTGGCCCAGCGCCTCGTGCGTCGGCTCTGTCCTGGCTGTCGTCGGCCGTTGACCCTGTCGCGCCGCGCCGCGGAGGCGGCTGGCCTGCCGGCGGCCGCCACGATTCAGGACCCCATCACCGTGTATGAACCGGTTGGTTGCTCACGGTGTATTGAGGGCTACAGCGGCCGTATCGGGATTCATGAGGTGCTACCGATCGACGCGTCGCTCGCGGATCAGATTGTCAAAGGCGCTTCCACTGCAGACATCACGGCAGCGGCGCATCGACGCGGCCTGGCTAACCTGCGAACTGCCGGCCTGGAAAAGGTCTGCGCCGGCGCCACTAGCCTCGCCGAGATTGATCGGGTCACCCGTCTTTAGTGGCCATGCAACGGTTTCTGTGGCGCGGGATTGATCAGGAGGGCCGCCCCCGTCGCGGCATCATGGCCAGCCTGGATGTCCATCAGCTCCGCGGTGATTTACGTGAACGCGAGATTGCCCTTGAGGAGGCCAGCGCACTTCCGGCTTGGCTCGAGCGACTGGTCATGCTGTCGCTGCCACGCGGAACCGCACCCGCGCTGGCGGATTTATTCAGCGAGCTGGCCACGCTGACCGAGGCTGGCATCCCGTTGGTGCAGGCCCTTGAGATGACCGCTGGGGCAATCCGCAACGGGCCACTGCGGCGGGCAATGGGCACCATTCGGGCAGACGTGGCGGCCGGAACGGCCTTGTCACGTGCACTGGCCAGTCATCCGCAGCTGTTTGATCCACTGACCTGCGCCATGGTTCGGGCCGGAGAACAGGCCAGCGCGCTGAGCACTCTGATGGCGCGCATTGCCGAGCACCACGCGCGCTCGGCTAGCGCCCGACAGCAACTGCGCCGAGCGATGGTCTATCCCTCGACGATCCTGCTGGTCGCGCTCGTGGTCAGCGTCACGCTGATCGGTTTGGTGGTGCCGCGCTTTGAGTCGATGTTCGCCAGTTTTGGGGCCGAGTTACCTGTCCTAACACGTAAACTCATCCGCCTGGCCGGCTGGCTGCGTGGCGGCGGCTGGCTCCTGGTGCCCACGCTCCTTGCGGCGATTGGCGTCATGGCATGGCTCGGCATGCACTATCAGCCTCTGCGACGCTTACGAGACCACACCCTCGTGCGCATGCCCATTGCGGGCAGCGTCCTGCGCCGCCTGCTGACCGCCCGTTTCGCCCGGACGCTCGCCATCATGACGAGCGCCGGCGTCCCCCTCACCGAAGCACTGCCCGCGATTGCGCAGGCCATGGGCAACCTCGCCTATCGAGAAGCGGTTTACCACGTGGGCGAGTCGCTGCGTGATGGTCAGCGACTGGAAACCGCCCTGAGCCGCAGCCACTGCTTCCCCGAGACCATGGCGCGCATGGTGGCTATCGGTGAAGAGTCCGGACAGCTCGAGAGGATGCTCATGCGCATCGCCGATCGTGAGGAGGCCGCAGCCGAGCAGGCAGCTCGGGCCCTGACCAGCGCCATGGAGCCACTGATCATGATCCTGCTGGGGTTGCTGATCGGTGGCCTGGTCCTTGCGATGTATCTGCCGGTCTTCCGGCTGGGCCAGGCACTCTAGACACTCGCCTGGCACCGCGGATCGCGCTACGGTGTCGCGTGTTGAGTAATCCACGTGAGCACCGACCAGGAGGCCGCCAGCGTTGACTGACTCATCCGCGCATCAGCCACTGGTCGTCGCACTCACCGGCGGTATCGCGGCCGGGAAAACGCAGGTCAGCGATCGCTTTGCCGCACGCGGCGTCCCCGTCATCGATACGGATCAGCTAGCGCGAGAGGTCATCGTGCCCGGCACCGAAGGACTCGCGGCCGTGCGATCGACCTTCGGCGAGGCCATCATGAACGCCGACGGTACCGCCAATCGTCAGGCGTTGAGTGAACAGATCTTCTCCGATGCGGACGCCCGGAGAAAGCTCGAGGCCATCACACACCCGCGGATTCGTGCTCGCGTCAGCGCCGCTTTGCGGGAGCTGGAGGCCCCCTATGCCCTGGTCGTTATCCCGCTGCTCGCCGAAACCGGGTGGCAGGACCTGGCCGATCGCGTGCTCGTTGTCGACGCGCCGGCCTCATTACAGCGCGCCCGACTCATGCAACGCGAACAAATCGACGCAGACCAGGCCGCCCGTAGGCTGGCGAGTCAGGCCAGTCGCGAACAGCGCCTGGCCATCGCCGACGAGGTCATCGACAACACCGCCACGCCTGAGGCGCTGGATGATGCCGTCAGCGCCCTCGACCGCCAATACCGAGCAATCGCCGACAAAAACCGGTAATTTGCTGCCATTACCTCTCGTGATAGACAATGCTGGAGGTAGATGGACACGGGGCCTGCATGCACGCGGACGATCAAGGGCTAAAGACCCTGAACTACGAGCACCCGCTGAATGAGCGGATGCGTACGTTCCTGCGTCTTGAATTCTTCTTTGCCCAGCTGCGCTTTGGTATGGAGGGCGGCTCAGCCTGGCACACGCGCTGCGCCGTCGATGCGCTGCTCAGCCTGAAGGCGCTGCTGGAGCGAAGCGACATTCGCTCCGAGCTGCAAAAAGAACTCGATCGTATGCAGTCGAGTCTCGAGAACCTGCAGGCCAAACCCGGTGTGGACGAGCATTTGCTCACCCCAGTGCTCAGCGAGTGCGACAGTGTCAGCCAGCGCCTGCGTGAGGCCCCCACGGGCATTCCTGCCATCGTGCGCGAAAACGATTTCCTCACGGCGATTGAGCAGCGTGCGGGGGTACTCGGTGGCACTTGTGCCTTCGATCTACCCACCTATCACCTGTGGCTGGAATCGCCGCTCGCGGAGCGCCGCGCCCTGCTTCGGGATTGGCATGATGCGTTTCAGCTCATCGACGAGGGGACCGAGCTCGTCCTGCGCCTGCTCAGAGGCAGCGCAGACCCGGTCGAGCAATTGGCCGAGGGCGGTTCTTTCCAGACCACGCTGGATAAGTCGACTCCCTATCAGTTGCTTCGCGTCCTGCTGGATCAGCAGAGTCAGTGCTATCCCGAAATCAGCGGCAACCGCCACTACCTGAATATCCGCTTCCTCACCCAGCCCCAGAAGGGCGAACGTCCCCAACAGGTCAGTCGCGATGTCACCTTCACACTTGAGCGCTGCGTCATCTAAATCGAAACCGACGGTCCCGTGCCCACAGTGCGGCACGACGGTGACCTGGAGTGAGGCGGCACCCGAGCGACCGTTCTGCTCGCGGCGCTGCCGGCTGATCGATCTGGGGGAATGGTTTGAGGAGGCCCACCACATTCCCGGTGAGCCTGCCGAGCTACCGGACGAGGACTCGGATTAAACTCAGAACCCACTGATCCCGGCGACGCCTTGCGCACCCGCGGCGCGCGCCTGGTCCCAATCATCCGGGCGCATGCCACCCAGCGCATACACTGGCAAGGCGGTCTCGGATACCCATTGTGTGAATTGGCCCCACCCCAAGGGGGTCGCCTCCGGATGACTCCGGGTCGCCGCAACGGGGCTCAGCACAGCGAAATCCAGGCCGAGTGACTCGGCGAGGGCAAGCTCGGCCGGTGAATGACAGGACCCGCCCGACACGCCGGCAGCCAGCACGTCCTGCCGCGACAACTGCTGCAGTTGTGCCGCCGTCCAATGCACCCCTTCAGCGCCAATGCTGCGCGCTAGCGCCGCATCACCATTGATCAGCAGTCGCGCGCCATGCGCATGGCATCGACGGAGCGCTTCAGCGGCCAGCGCAGACCGGTCGCTGCCCGCCAGGGCTCGCACGCGAAACTGAATGAGCCGCTCACCGCGTTGAAGTGCGGCTTGCAGGCCGGCAAGCCAGGCGCTCGGGTCGGTACAGTCCGGGCTGATCACGTAATGCAGTGGCAACTGGAGCGCGCTGATAATCGCGCGATTGGCCGCCGGAAACGCCGCCGGATCCAACGCATCCGTTGTAAGCCAGCGCAGGGGTTGTTCTTCAAGGCCAGCGGGCACCCCGGTGTAATCGAGCACCTCAAGGACATTCAGATAAACCCGGCGATCGCCGTAATCATGCGGGACACAGATCAACGGCCGCGTCGCCTGAACGGTGATACCCAACTCCTCGGCAAGCTCACGCGTCAGCGCGCTTTCCGCGGTCTCGTTGGGCTCAATCTTTCCGCCTGGGAACTCCCAGTATCCGCCTTGATGCCGCGCCGGCGCGCGTTGGGCGATCAACACACGATCAGCCGCATCCCGAACCACGCCAACCGCCACCTGCAGGGCGTCGCCGCTAACCCCCTCAGCTCCGGTATTCGGCATTGATGCGGATGTATTCGTAAGACAGATCACAGGTCCAGACCGTCGCTGATTGCTCACCGCGGCCAAGATCAATGGTGATCGTGAAGGCATCGGCACGCATACGCGCACAGGTGAGCGCTTCGTCGTAGCGCGGACTCACGCCGCCCTGATCGGCAATCGGCAGACCATCGATAGCTATGGCAACGCCGTCTACCTGCAGGTCATCCACACCGGCCCGGCCCACCGCCGCGAGGATGCGGCCCCAGTTCGGATCGCCCGCAAACACCGCGGTTTTAACCAATGGCGATTCCGCAACGGTAAATGCCACACGCTCAGCCTCGGCGACGCGCTTTGCACCGATCACCTCCACACTGACGAGCCGGGTTGCCCCTTCCCCGTCCGCGACGATTTCCCGCGCTAACGCCTGACATAAATCCTGCAATGCCTCGGTAAACCGCGCGCGGTCTGCGCTATCCGAATCCACCGCGACATCACTTTGGCCCGTGGCGATCAGGGTGCAGGCGTCGTTGGTTGAGGTATCGCCATCGACGGTGATTCGGTTAAAGCTCACAGCGGTTGCCTCACGCAGCAGCTGGCGCAGCAGCCCTGCCTCGATGTCGGCATCGGTTGCGATAAACGCGAGCATGGTCGCCATGTCCGGGCGGATCATCCCCGAGCCCTTGGCAATCCCCGTCAAGGTCACCGTGCCGCCGGATAACGCGATC contains:
- a CDS encoding type II secretion system F family protein, which encodes MQRFLWRGIDQEGRPRRGIMASLDVHQLRGDLREREIALEEASALPAWLERLVMLSLPRGTAPALADLFSELATLTEAGIPLVQALEMTAGAIRNGPLRRAMGTIRADVAAGTALSRALASHPQLFDPLTCAMVRAGEQASALSTLMARIAEHHARSASARQQLRRAMVYPSTILLVALVVSVTLIGLVVPRFESMFASFGAELPVLTRKLIRLAGWLRGGGWLLVPTLLAAIGVMAWLGMHYQPLRRLRDHTLVRMPIAGSVLRRLLTARFARTLAIMTSAGVPLTEALPAIAQAMGNLAYREAVYHVGESLRDGQRLETALSRSHCFPETMARMVAIGEESGQLERMLMRIADREEAAAEQAARALTSAMEPLIMILLGLLIGGLVLAMYLPVFRLGQAL
- a CDS encoding polyprenyl synthetase family protein, with product MDIARIRERISADMTAVDRIVQSRLRSDVALINQLGHYIIGGGGKRLRPMVTVLMARAAGHDPQDDRHALLGATVELIHTATLLHDDVVDESAVRRGRETANQIWGNEASVLVGDFLYTRAFEMMVEMDDMPTMGIFSRTTNRIAEGEVMQLMHVHDPDVTEARYHEVIYRKTAVLFEAGCRLAAMLATDGDKAMMDAGAAYGRHLGIAFQLADDALDYDGDAATIGKNIGDDLAEGKPTLPLIHCLANADHASVGTLREAVENGGRDDIEAVTQLIAQTGSIAYTRGLAEQEAEAAEAALQAFPDSDFRSALSELARFSIGRNH
- the argJ gene encoding bifunctional glutamate N-acetyltransferase/amino-acid acetyltransferase ArgJ, which encodes MAVGDAARPVLHPVAGVRLGTVSAGIRRPGERDLVLIECTGSVRIAGVFTRNQFRAAPVRAAEAHLASDQPRYLLINTGNANAGTGAAGEAAVQSNCQALADTIGCRPTEVLPYSTGVIGEPLPAATINAALPAVQAALDENGWALAADGIRTTDTRPKGRSQQIALSGGTVTLTGIAKGSGMIRPDMATMLAFIATDADIEAGLLRQLLREATAVSFNRITVDGDTSTNDACTLIATGQSDVAVDSDSADRARFTEALQDLCQALAREIVADGEGATRLVSVEVIGAKRVAEAERVAFTVAESPLVKTAVFAGDPNWGRILAAVGRAGVDDLQVDGVAIAIDGLPIADQGGVSPRYDEALTCARMRADAFTITIDLGRGEQSATVWTCDLSYEYIRINAEYRS
- the coaE gene encoding dephospho-CoA kinase (Dephospho-CoA kinase (CoaE) performs the final step in coenzyme A biosynthesis.); amino-acid sequence: MTDSSAHQPLVVALTGGIAAGKTQVSDRFAARGVPVIDTDQLAREVIVPGTEGLAAVRSTFGEAIMNADGTANRQALSEQIFSDADARRKLEAITHPRIRARVSAALRELEAPYALVVIPLLAETGWQDLADRVLVVDAPASLQRARLMQREQIDADQAARRLASQASREQRLAIADEVIDNTATPEALDDAVSALDRQYRAIADKNR
- the rpmA gene encoding 50S ribosomal protein L27, producing MAHKKAGGSTRNGRDSQSKRLGVKRFGGQAVVAGNILIRQRGTHFHAGENVGVGNDHTLFAKVDGQVVFARKGPHKRRFVSVQPAG
- the cgtA gene encoding Obg family GTPase CgtA produces the protein MKFVDEASIKVTAGDGGSGCVSFRREKYIPHGGPDGGDGGDGGSVWLEADSGLNTLADFRHRRQFAAERGRGGQGRQMAGRAGEDVVIGVPIGTLVRDRGTDEVMGDLTRHGDRLCVARGGRGGIGNTHFKSSTNRAPRQSIPGTPGERRELALELQLLADVGLLGLPNAGKSTLLRAVSSARPRVADYPFTTLHPGLGVVRIGVGSSFTVADIPGLIEGAAEGAGLGTQFLRHLSRTRLLLHLVDAAGLYEDRDLAAEVRSVLKELAAYSESLVARERWLVLNKADLFPEDAQAEVLESLRQALDWAGPVFFISAETGSGTESLCQAVMRRLTEMAEDEQDRPEGRT
- a CDS encoding DNA gyrase inhibitor YacG gives rise to the protein MSPSHLSAASSKSKPTVPCPQCGTTVTWSEAAPERPFCSRRCRLIDLGEWFEEAHHIPGEPAELPDEDSD
- the rplU gene encoding 50S ribosomal protein L21, which codes for MYAVIKSGGKQYRVAEGDVLRIEKLSAETGETIKFDEVLLVADGDKVQVGTPRLDGGSVSAEVLEQGRARKIEVVKFKRRKDYERHDGHRQQYTEVRITGIKAG
- the pilB gene encoding type IV-A pilus assembly ATPase PilB → MSGQPARPTLARRLINQSLATPAAIDQAVTTARANGTSLVQHLLDSGLIPPADMAALLAEEFGLPLVDATVLRPDSAALARLEPELLRRHHALPLRQDGDTLAVAISDPANVAALDEIRFHTGLPTTPVLAEDDALREQINRLAGAVDHDLNEASEALEVRDAAPAGDTDTPVVRTINRLLLRAIREKASDIHVEPFDDQCRIRFRRDGLLHEVASPPGRMAGRLSARLKVMARLDIAERRLPQDGRLRLHTPDGEAVDFRVSVCPTLHGEKLVLRLLDTAQAALCPTQLGFSQDQLEHYQAAIERPHGMVLVTGPTGSGKTVTLYSALQQLNTEPRNVLTVEDPVEINLPGVNQISTNPRIGFDFPQALRAFLRQDPDVIMVGEIRDRETAEIAIKAAQTGHLVLSTLHTNDAPSAVTRLLNMGIPAWNIAASISLIVAQRLVRRLCPGCRRPLTLSRRAAEAAGLPAAATIQDPITVYEPVGCSRCIEGYSGRIGIHEVLPIDASLADQIVKGASTADITAAAHRRGLANLRTAGLEKVCAGATSLAEIDRVTRL
- the zapD gene encoding cell division protein ZapD; this encodes MHADDQGLKTLNYEHPLNERMRTFLRLEFFFAQLRFGMEGGSAWHTRCAVDALLSLKALLERSDIRSELQKELDRMQSSLENLQAKPGVDEHLLTPVLSECDSVSQRLREAPTGIPAIVRENDFLTAIEQRAGVLGGTCAFDLPTYHLWLESPLAERRALLRDWHDAFQLIDEGTELVLRLLRGSADPVEQLAEGGSFQTTLDKSTPYQLLRVLLDQQSQCYPEISGNRHYLNIRFLTQPQKGERPQQVSRDVTFTLERCVI
- a CDS encoding Nudix family hydrolase; this encodes MPNTGAEGVSGDALQVAVGVVRDAADRVLIAQRAPARHQGGYWEFPGGKIEPNETAESALTRELAEELGITVQATRPLICVPHDYGDRRVYLNVLEVLDYTGVPAGLEEQPLRWLTTDALDPAAFPAANRAIISALQLPLHYVISPDCTDPSAWLAGLQAALQRGERLIQFRVRALAGSDRSALAAEALRRCHAHGARLLINGDAALARSIGAEGVHWTAAQLQQLSRQDVLAAGVSGGSCHSPAELALAESLGLDFAVLSPVAATRSHPEATPLGWGQFTQWVSETALPVYALGGMRPDDWDQARAAGAQGVAGISGF